ttttttaatcgtatattggagaaagtaacaaatgaccacatttcatagttggctttatcttggctttggtgacgatattgattaccttcttcccagccagtcttgttcttttgcaaagtttgatgctgatttatgttacgcagcatgatgacaactcacactacttttaattgcaagtgagtggggatagtccagcattttaaaatagtctgtgggatagttgaatacgtcatcctggtttgtagctgtgtcaattctcctttaacgatattctaaattgtcgcattaagatcaaagagatccttgtttttttaccaccaacacaggtcattcaatcagccatttatgtttattatattatggtttcatgtcaggaaaaacacgatgaataagctcctctttcgaggccatgaagtgacagaaacccgttaaaaatgttattaatccatcgaggtgtcaactgcgtcgctaccattttcaactatttctacaatcgcagtatgatattgttggaaaaacactcgtctgttatttgttaattggcgattctttatgtgtcgccacaaattagatgattttaggaatgtgtttagttcgtcagcaacagttgatccaggaatagtctggcgaaaatcacctgccaacagaatcatggcttcaccaaaaatattttcgttgtcgcgtgaatcttttaaagtcctgtgcagtacctccagcgacttgaatatcaggaaaatcttctttatagctctttttttggtgattttgcagactggtgtttcgttgatttgcaatttaggagtaatttcaaggccgaattgccgtttgtctgcttactaccaggtgccaagttgcccctattcccattacaactgggcgttgaaaatgagtgaaatcggttcaggaattacctcaaccctcatattttaacaaagcaacaatgacaagtgagttaacccacttttagtagttttcaacatttttggactgtgtaaggTAGCACCTAAaaagccacttcctaatacagtccaaaaatgaaagaaatcggatcataaacacgcccacctcccatacaaaagttaggttgaaaattactaaaagtggtttaactcactaacgaaaaacgtcggaaacactaaatttcacataagaaatggcagatgaaagctgcactcagatttttttacaaaatggaaaatgggcgtggcgtcgcccacttatgggtcaaaaaccatatctcaggaactactcgaccgattttaatgaaacttggtttgtaatagtttccttatatcccaatgatatattatgaaaataggccaaatcgcttcctatataccagaactttgaagacaatctgaatcgtttactttacaatatataaagtaagcactagagaagatatcggggcagaactttgcataaatactatgttaatagtgtggcagccccattctaaaaatcgccgaaatcggaccataggtttttaaggccccatacatcgaacacgaggacctcggtgcttctaacctaatattatggtttccaactttcaatggactttatacaatatatatgacgaatatgtgggtcaaattgtgtattatataatataaataaagttaaataaataaattgcgagagtaaaaaatgttcggttacacccgaacttagcccttccttacttgttatattatagatttcTTGCATGCTTACTTCACCGAAAGCTGGAAACAAACCTGAAGCAAAAAGCAAACATCGACataagtcgacaaatagaaaggTTTTAGCAAAACTCACGGGGAATCCGATGAAGACAGGGGATTAGAATGGTCTCTCAAATGTCTTTCGTCTTCGATTCTACCAAtataatatcgttaaaaaatatcgtttctttgataaaaactaattaatttcaaatttttgtatattatatgtactatattatAAGTTAATATCATACCAAATAATATATGATCGCAACCTATTCCCGATTTTGctgaataataaattataaattcaatggaaaaattgtataataacaTAGTTTTGACAACCCCTGAAAATATTTGCCcataattattattagtaaaaaGGTAGGtggcgcaaattcggtgtgggattcgtggtgggagagatactccgtcgccgagtcctggcattcactccggtggatgaacgtctagccacaatccccGTCAAAGCGAGGTTATGCAACATATCGCTAATTTGCGCCAACGCCCCGATGGAAGAGatggacgaagtgatcaaagatatcttctatgagcgcctagaacgtacctatgagcgctgcccccgccacgatgtcaaaatcgtgcttggcgatttcaacgctagggtgggtaaagaaggtgtctttgacacaacagtcggaaaattcagcctccatgacgaaacatcgccaaatggtCTGAGGCTGaccgacttcgccggggcccgaaatatggtcctctgtagtactagattccagcataagaaaatccatcaagctacttggctgtccccggatcgaatcactcgcaaccagtttgatcatgttgtgatagatggacgacatgtctccagtgtttacgcttcgtggtcccaacatccactcggaccactatcttgtagcagctaagatacgcacccgcctctgtgtagaaaagtgcACAAGTCAACAAAcataaggaaggttcgacatcaagaatcctgctctctgagagcactcatcagcatctcggtataagggaactgtgggatggcatatcaaactccttacgtacagctgcaaccgaaaccattggctttcggaaaagtaaaaaaacagctggtatgatgaggattgtcgtctcgcagtggagagaaaacagactgcctacctcacaatgttgcgatcgaccgcaacacgagcgggatgggaaagataccgagagctgaagagggaatcgagacgcatttgcagacaaaaaaagaaagaggccgaaatgcgtgagtatgaagagcttgacaagctggccgacaggggtaatgctcgaaaattttacgaaaagatccggcgactaactgaaggtttcaaaaccggagcacactcctgtaggacctcCAGaagtgatctagttgttgatgaccagagtatactgtgtttgtggagggaacccttctccagcctgctgaatggcagtgaaagtacaacaccaggagatggcgaacccgattccccaatcgacggcgatggagcagatgtttaATTGCCCAACCGTGAAGAAatttgaatagcaattacccgcttgaagaacaataaggcggccgatggattaccggccgagctattcaaatacggcgaagagctgataaggtgcatgcatcagcttctttgcagaatatggtcggaagaaagcatgcctgacgattggaatctctgtgtactcaaaaagggagaccccacaatttgcggcAATTGCCTCcacaacatcgcgtataaggttctgtcgagcgtactgtgtgaaagactaaagcccaccgtcaacaaactgattggaccttatcagtgtggctttagacctggaaaatcaacaacagaccagatattcaccatgcgtcaaatcttggagaagacccgtgaaaataggatcgacacacaccatctctttgtcgactttaaagctgctttcgacagcacgaaaaggagctgcctttatgccgcgatgtctgaatatggtatccctgcaaaactaatacggctgtgtaaattgacgttgagcaacaccaaaagctccgtcaggatggggaaggacctctccgagctgttcgataccagacgatgtttcagacaaggtgactcactcttatgtgatttctttaacctattgctggagaaaataatacgagctgcagagctaaatagagaaggtacaatcttctataagagtgtacagctactggcgtacgctgatgatatcgatatccgcgccattagttctgctttttccagatcggataggaagcgaagcgtatgggtctgtcgtcaaacaaacagtcagcgcattcgcgtcttggctcccacgtcactgttgacaaccataactttgaagttgtagataatttcgtctatctgggaaccagcattaacagcaataacaatgtcagcctggaaatccaacgcagaatcactcttgccaacaggtgctactatggactaagtaggtaattgaaaagtaaagtactctctcgacgaacaaaaaccaaacacgtacaagtctctcatcattcccgtcctactttacggtgcagaagcgtggacgagagaaaggttttgcggaagatttatggtcccttaaacattggcaacggcgaataccgcagacgatggaacgatgagctgtatgtgttattcgacgatatagacatagtccagcgaataaaaacacagcggctacgctgctaggtcatgttgttcgaatggatgaaagtgctccagctctgaaagtattcgatgcagtacccgctggtgaagccgaggaagagggagaccttcactccgatggaaggaccaggtggagagggacctggcttcgcttggtataaccaattggcgccaaactgccagaaggagggatacgtgtcgcgctgttgtggactcggctataaccgcgtaagcggtgtctaccccagtcaagaagaagaagaaggtggTAGCAATTTATTTGATTGTTGTCTTATTCTTTCAGAAAATAAAAGttgtaaattaagtaaaattacacatgtatatatatatatataaacagtagaaaaacatttaatgtacacttacagccctattctgtgcactttacaaattcaacaaatttctaatttgtaaaaaatttaaatttatcaagcatttcgtattctgtgtctaaaataaaaagctcttttctttataagttgttaagaagtaaaatgctcttgacaaataaaatatctcgctgtggatagttgtgaaagtgtatttgttgcaatggagatatcttacttttgtcgttagttttatacaaagaggaaaaatatgaacatgtggatggctcgcgttattgagccgtttttataatatattaagaagtttattttgccgttttttgtataaaaaaatgaggataatgagggtaacattgacgaaatggttttctatatattgcatgcgattacagcttagcaaatttttgccaacaaagaacaaagtttagatttcgtagtccccaaggaacttttctgaagcaaaacataacaaccaactaaatcaaacttgcattccaaacagttttaaatatattataaaggacatatgtatatgtattatattatgaagtattcAACGGCTTTGCGAgggagcaaaagactatggaggatctgggatggaaaagtgaatatataggcTGTGCCATTTGGttatcaatcaactttatttacgcgcggcactccctgattcggagcatggaatatttgcgcaccctaagaaaagtctagaccaaaagcaatggatttattgtgaaattgaagttaaattattaactattttgcaacaaatattgaaatgtatttgaaaacttacgttaaaaaataattcaaatcaatttttcaattcaattcgaatataattggacagaatcagctgtttctgtttacattattttgtttcccacacgtgtggggaaaagctatgcgtactgaagctttttattttatcaaaattgtcacagaataccaaaaacgttcttacttgataaaaatctgaaaaaattttaaacttttttgttattttgtcaagtgcacagaatagaaCTGTTAAAATATGTATCCTAATTGACCTAGCTCAATATGTACTCTCTCATTATCAGTCAAATTGTCCAGCCATAGTTGATAAGGATAATCATCGTGCACACCACCGTacctttaaatattgaaaaacaaaatatacatatgtatttagtatatacaaatatgcaagAAAAATGTACTAATAGTTTCAACAAACaaaagctgtcatcgattggtcacttctctgctcgctatctttgggcgctgctcgcctgtcaaaaattttacatgtgaaagtaacaacaaagttatctagttgaattcgtgcagtatagtatgcgaatacctcattaaaatttcaatcgccgcttgctgagtgcttaaagttttgttttacacattttagaaccattttactattatgaacggctcaaaggacaaatcattgtcaaaataataaaaattgttatacacaaatttgaaattgaaaatggcaggcgaagataaatcgtcagtatttttgtattaaatttattgaataaaaattaaatttgttgcaaaaaacgtaagacatggacggtggtagaagagttcagtgcgaccaagtatagacaattcgatttcagtgctgccagttcgtatggaaatttggaaagtttgttcgattggcttgtctatagcagttagccaatcgatgacagccaAAAAGAAttatccatacatatatatatttataagttgtAAGCTTTTAAATAAGCATTCCTACcggattttttcattttgcattttacaTTATAGAGAACTAGTTCTAAATGAATTTCGAATAGTTAGGACTATCCTTCTTCTATAGAATCAACTAAAATATACCAAGATTAAATGAAGAAGATTTGATCCGATTATGATGTTTACCTTTTAGGTAAATGATCTGGGCTTATGTGCTTATGAAGAGACTTCATATCCGAACCATGTATGAACAAACGCTCTTTCATTGCAGAGTTTAAGAatggtttaaaaatattgtaagccGCATTAAATGCCCAATTTTGATTCACAATATGCAAGGCTGCAGTCCGCACAGGCATTGACgtctgaaataagaaaatatttacatttctacTTTGTAAAgcgttttctttatatttttttctttttctcacCACCAGCAAAGCAATCATCTTTTGTGCCACGCTTGggcttaaatgaaatatatgattcaAACTCAGATCTTTTAAGTCAAATATGCCCACACCGCCAACCACTTGTGCTATCGGCTCTAGAGATCCCAATTCTAGCAGAATGATAGTCGCACGAAAGATGTCATCAACGCTGATTTTATTCGGTTTCCATGCGCCAAAACGATAGATTAAAATACGATGTCCCGTTTGGTCTCGATATGGTGTTACTGATATAATATCCTCATCGCCTAAACTCTTCAGTTCCAACGGTCGCACCTTTTcataatatgttttattttgtccacgaaatttgtaataattaacCATCTAATTGTATGTATTCAAAAGTAGTAGAAgcgaaaagtaaaaacaataataatatatacagttagagCTTGATTATCTGGGAAGATCACACACTTTTGTGtggtttttatttatctaaaATTCATGTTTATACTacataaagtatttatttttacaatgaagtctctctaactcgaagtttttttgtggattatggtaatttgacttagggaagttcaactttaAGTTAAAACTGATGCGAATTGAAATGAGGTTGAGTAAtgtcttcaaaaatttattcctcTTGAAAACTTGTATTTATctaagtgtattcaacaaagtgaactaagtatttgacatactcttgtttaacaataaaatatttgtatatatatatatatgtatttgtttacattaacccgtctttttgtATCTTGAACAATATGAAGCCACTTGAATACATATCAtatatttgttgcaatttgtcagttggagcacaaaacattggTAAATTagttccatgagttgttttgcacaagcagaaagtattcggcattttcttttatttatttaaaaaaatatattcttctttggtttaaaatttgtttacttttgaatttaaaattttgaatttttgaataaatgtaagagttaaatcaatggcaacataggtgtcaaattcgggtaaagaaaaattaaatgtcatatacttagtttaCTTTTTGGAACACACTTTGATATTTATCTTGTTCTGTAAAACCGGAACAGCCAGTGCTctcaaaacacacaaaaaagaaattcCGGATAACGATGTAAAGAACttgaatattatttgtattttctgtactatacaactattttattaaccaagtaaaagtaaatattaaaaacactgaagtataaaaaaaacatttgaaagtctttcataaaataatctattattttgtttctttttaaaaCTACAATTTAGCACTAATTTGCTTAGAGAGTCCTGTTTTTAACTTATGTATGCTACGGTCTGTtagattataatataaatattaattaccaATTGATAACTGTCATCAATACGCCAAAAGCGCGCACGTAAAAATTTCTGCAAATACACATCATCCGTTCGGTGAGGTCTGCAGCCGTCTTGTTCTTGAGATGATTGAAAAAATCAGTAAGTAgtcttaaatatttacaatacctACCCAAGATATGTTTACGGAAATCATCTATAATCTGGTGTTTTGTATCTTCACATTCGCCCTGTTCTATAGCGATCTTTTGAAATTGCTCTGGTAATTCAGAGTCAAGATCTAAATCGTGCTTAATTTCAATGGATGGCATTTTAATGGATTCTGGAAGACATGtatcatattatattatttccttATTTGTAATAAGTTATTAATAGTAAGTTTAAGGGGTTCTTGGTTCGCTACCAGCATTacttgatttaaaatattttctcgtatataaaattctaattCATAAGTTAGATACTAAACTCAATTGCTGGATGTGATTTCATCAGTCTTACTTTACACTTTATTTTTTACTTGAATAACGGAGTTTAAATGCCGGTATTATTTAcagaaataacaagtaaggaaaggctaaggtgcaaccgaacattttatactctcgcaatttatcctatatttctattaagataacacacaatttgaaccatatattcggcataaagtataTAGGCTGACGTAAttcatgaaccgattttaccaacatacattatatctaagattatatgctcatttaatttgcctaagatatttcacaaattaactgatttataagctactaagcccatcgtatttttgaaaatcctataatctatactactattacaaagaggaaagatttgtaagtatgtttgtattgaataaactcaaaaactactgtaccgatttcaaaacttctttcaccattggaaagctacattcacctcgaataacataggctatatttattgctagaatctcaactttctggaaataattCACagttgagggtatcaaaaaggctccgtgatggagaatcttaatctgaaactgaaaatcgtcttgaaattcattctcttcgcatcgcaatcgcgggccagagagtcgagtaacgagcgctcgcagctgctggctgaacaaaatttcaaaacctcccatgTAGGatcttgagagtcgagtacggagcgtgtgcagaggcttgaagaacaaaatattacaaatataaaagctcgcactagggcgtcgaactctgagcattTTTTTTCCTCATtacacatacgtatgtatggaGAATGTGTATAAGTGTGCAAAAACttctaacttttgaaatgtttctttaaatccGTGCGAAGCCCGAGCGGTCTGCTATTTAGGTATATgaaagctaggggaagttatgacccgattttaaccatttctggtacggAGACATACTATgacaagaaaaagatttcctctgaattaaattaagatatctgagagatttaccgatatgtttggtgaaaaattaccataaagcACTGAGTTATTCATATTCggtatccggggcattgaaaagttatagtacgaTTTTGACAATTGTTTCACAAGtgtgccacagatcatatacagtatttgtggaaagttgtattccgctatcttcattggttccttatgtatatattataaagtgaaggaaaagatggaattcaaaattgagttgtatgggaagttgtcctggttgtgaaccgatttcatccattttccacacgtgtcatcaaggtgtcaagGAAATATCATATaccgtatttcattgaaatctgtcaaatagttcctgagatatgattgtTGACCCATacttccattttgtaaaaaatctgagggCAGCttctttttgttatttcttctgtaaaatttagtgtgtctgacgtttttcgttagtgagttaacccacttttagtaattttcaacctaacctttgtatgggaggtggttgtggttattatccgatttcaactaccaagcttcgtcaagatatctcaattcttactcataacggttgtttgtaacacccaaaactaaacgagttagatatagggttatatatatctaaGTGATCAAGACAatgaggcgagtcaaaatctgaatgtctgtctgtccgtccgtccgtctgtgcaagctgtaacttgagtaaaaattaaggtatcttgatgaaacttggaacacttgtttcttggcaccataggaaggttgctttcgcagatgggcaaaatcgtttcttttagccactttctaatactgtccaaaactgaaagaaatcagataataaccacgcccacctcccatacaaagattaggttgaaaattactaaaagtgcgaaaattacaaaactcactaacaaaacacatcagaaacactaaattttacagaataaataccaGAAAGCGTGAGTGCAGGcgcttttttttacaaaatggaaaatgggcgtggcatcgcccacttatgagtcaaaaaccatatctcaggaactactcgaccgatttcaaggaaattcggtatataacattttcttgacaccctgatgacacgtgtggaaaatggatcaGTTCACAActacaactttccatataactcaattttgaattccatattattccttcactttgtaatatatataaatatataaggaaccaatgaatatagtgaactctaacttttcaatgctccggatatcgaatatgaagaagttatggtaatttttcaccgaaaatatcggtaaaactctcagatatcttaatttaattcagaggaaatatttttcttctaatagtgtgtctctgtatcagaaatggttaaaatcagatcataacttcccctagctctcatatagctaattataggattttccaaatgggcttaatagcttataaatcgggtaatatatgaaatatcttatctaaattaaatgagcatattatcttagatataatgtatgttggtgatgaaaatgtttaatcgggtcaggaattacctcagcctatataccatatatgttgatttttataccgaatatataagtcaaattgtgtgttatcttaataaaaatatagcataaattgcgagagtataaaatgttcggttgcacccgaacttagcctttccttacttgttttcttttctttttttgtaaattgcttTATGTTAAGACTGAAACCCACATTCTcgttaaatttaaagaatattaaaaaagtgcttcgatTTTTCTGGATGCTTGACCGAATATTTTCATATCACTATACATATTTTGATATCTTTCTCGTAACAATATTCGCACCAGATGCGcgaaatattcacaaaaaaacaggTGCACTCACTCCTATCCACAAGCTTTTCACTTTAAAACCTTTTCGAAACAAAGATCTGTATAAACTGCCGTTATGAGTGTAAGTATCAAAGCGATTATGGGTATTTTTGTGCTGCTCGGTTAAAGCACGAAGCACCAagagcaaatttatttaaaataatctatAACTAAGTtgcatttgctttgcttttattgtagtaaatCAATTGACCAGTTCTAAAACGTAACTGAGTGTGAGCTCATGTGTTCAGCATCTCATGCAACTCCGTAAGTAAGTGTATAGATATGCATATGTTTAAGCAAATTTAGTGTATAAATATTCacttatgtatgtgcatatgtatacgATGCgcaagacatacatatgtatattccattaaaacaaatatataaacgttcaacaatataaatacatatgctgATACTTAGTacataaacaaaagaaaaacttttTAGCGGAGTATTAATTATTCGAGAAATATTTCGCTACTAAATAACAGTCTGTTTATATTTCGATTTGCTTCTTATCAGTCAATGAGGAACTGATACTCTAATACACGCACATTAATGTTTAACTTCAACCTAGTTTTAAGTTTTGTATTTGCCTTGGTGCGACAGCTGCGTAGCTCTTGACATCTATTGCCGTGCCGCGATGGACTTGATAATGACGAATGCAGTACCACAAACGAGCAACTTAATCAAACAATTGAAAACATAcaattgcatacaaatatatgctgatatatacataagtatacatgtgtatgtatataattgtattgagaaatatgtattgtagaatcaatatttttaatcgACAAGGTAGAAtactagcaattttttttaaaaatacatatgtatgaatgtgtattatatttataaacttgCGTCTAAGTATtacgtttaatatttaatattcaaaatcagacatacatacatatgtatgtatgtatgtaaattccgaaacattttttttactcgcgcaaagaaaataataattcattcaCCTTTTTGTTATCaatcaatgtacatacatataccgagATGAATGAATTAAGGTACAcaaatagaataaataatagaatctggacttattttatttacttttggcATTAAACTCAAGTATAATCAGTAACTcgagatttgaaattttataagcaAATTTCGATTGTACACCGTTTGtacaaagttttatattttattgtaaagtaaaagaatttgatggaattaaaaattgtgttatctGTTTTCGCTCATTTAAACCGTAAAACGTCAAGATAACCGAATTCATAACCTATAATTCATGCACCGAATTTGGTTAAAATTCGTAGAGTAGCTTTGTGGGTTTCCTCCAAAAGTGGGCAATGCGACGCACATTGACCATTGTCCATTTTTTATTCCAATTTACATGCACCCGCTCTTCCGcaacatttttttgtagaatCTAGAACTTCTTACGGTTTAGCATGAACAATATGCgagaatttctaaaaatcaatcaatcaatcatgTTACAATCGAGTTATTTAAGAagctcattttaaaatttttaaataatttggaacaaaatggcgaaattaaGGAATAGGTACTTGTCAATTTATGAGACCATTGCAGATTCAGAAACTCGTACAAACTACCAACTGGTAGCAGTGATAAAATGCAATTCAAAATTAGAAGATATACCTGAAAtgaacaagaagaagaatatataaaccaaaaattatttaaaaccgcTGAACGATAAATGACTCGTTAAACAAATTCCAATTTGTAAAACACCAATTCTACACATGGAACAGAAACatattcactttaaaatattcttaacactaatattaaattcttcttcttagtAGATGCGTTTGGCGATTaagtcaaatttaattaaactaaactaaaaacttTTCAAGACTTATGATAATT
This portion of the Zeugodacus cucurbitae isolate PBARC_wt_2022May chromosome 3, idZeuCucr1.2, whole genome shotgun sequence genome encodes:
- the Ttpa_2 gene encoding alpha-tocopherol transfer protein; the encoded protein is MPSIEIKHDLDLDSELPEQFQKIAIEQGECEDTKHQIIDDFRKHILEQDGCRPHRTDDVYLQKFLRARFWRIDDSYQLMVNYYKFRGQNKTYYEKVRPLELKSLGDEDIISVTPYRDQTGHRILIYRFGAWKPNKISVDDIFRATIILLELGSLEPIAQVVGGVGIFDLKDLSLNHIFHLSPSVAQKMIALLVTSMPVRTAALHIVNQNWAFNAAYNIFKPFLNSAMKERLFIHGSDMKSLHKHISPDHLPKRYGGVHDDYPYQLWLDNLTDNERVHIELGQLGYIF